In Electrophorus electricus isolate fEleEle1 chromosome 6, fEleEle1.pri, whole genome shotgun sequence, a single genomic region encodes these proteins:
- the arhgap31 gene encoding rho GTPase-activating protein 31, which produces MKNKSAKQKSKRKGSENAFGCDLTEHLHSSGQEVPQVLKTCAEFIEKYGIVDGIYRLSGITSNIQRLRQEFISELCPDLTKEVYLQDIHCVGSLCKLYFRELPNPLLTYELYQKFTDAMNVKEEDDQLRNIQIVIKELPASHFRTLEFLVKHLSHMATLSHHTNMHTRNLALVWAPNLLRSKEIEVSSCNGDEAFLEVRVQQSVVEFILNHTEQIFNQGADIAKPKEGPGVMCREKYATLPAAAQAGPMKLMSLEEAQARSLSPSHPARRERQRENSLPDTSVAAMYHTVIDLTESKRKFSGKSKKWKAIFSLGRSVTDTKGKLSRNGSVFMRAQSASEKTGIRPSKSMDSLCSLPTDDGKSPSGRGTNGFFAPLVKSRTLDSNISYDPNEQDPQWEFDLQKSSRVIGGSPSTKRRGAPNTSSSSPSSSSSSSPLQRALPEQLKVFKGDELGACRPTSPKNRRMLYSGSSNNGSSRPSFPGSLFPLESSPRHQRKALNISEPFAVSVPLRVSAVISANSTPCRVAGKEWDWSGGALAKPSEPHGMESLGNTGFRELAPSGSRGFSSQNREKAAGRGNGCIEKPPGDSSRGSGCRIYSNSSSVPMEKEESQTVERGTRDGPPNTGAESNDAEVKELLASVEMSDNLMTSQPQGAQQELSLSSRETLDTSLMQLNEPKNLDQLDIETISEEPWSNMHHELRITESETNILEDQMKSSASMTKITGNDGALNLNAQAKRRSSCPTHPVSSKGHSKEVNTGLMVDHAGATVFNPTLRPSPERPLEQELQSWNYMDSVNVKKDHRSLDSFESLDIMANKLQFLPFFHLKETDILQDAESWSSVPSSEDPCVKKAIITEESSGCSGSINPCGQSPTLSTEKSVLSSKQKSNDNEKEKTNSSSLDLTAKVKGSMERLSKCLDGRRLATEISHQDDEDIWGNRLVGLDQVEPWEDLSTTKLWVTSPLHTPKLEDLFPLLKTSVLAESEVSTEPNISHLQKDKSVVEDVHVNAMCSSGEHTAMTREADTVLNCPSAKAKTPEGDKAGLGDISDLFLGANLEETGKTAETKCDSPQLAQFKTVIYQGEAIRTPKRSTGTQKQKSSVSSQRLHRQVSHEPCITGRNEENIAPKHRPYSLNLDLGHRCIRDISNRQNLDLADPSSSPRGTVPHSGTKHDGLSLELEMFLRDRQAPMRRNSAPVSVSSVRTAFMIKTSQAKAVPVIPPKIQYSHIPHPVAEKGSHDQDKRCGPDQNKVEKADSLPPLQGVKDPKEERENCEPVPRVQKQASIEKPTETLKPTSAPEPPVLRRKRSANGDSFMDCPRPERSTLLQRSSFRNRPRPQSLILFSPPFPIMDYPPVGDDGKVVLSPIKSPTKTSPLDVFTKELAENLKTPEGVTLRNKMTLPKSGQRLETSTSCFYQPQRRSMIFDSRSNRQIE; this is translated from the exons ATGAAGAACAAATCCGCCAAGCAGAAGTCCAAGAGGAAAGGAAGCGAAAATGCGTTCGGCTGTGACTTGACGGAGCACCTCCACAGCTCGGGACAAGAAG TGCCTCAGGTTCTGAAGACATGTGCAGAATTCATTGAGAAGTACGGCATTGTGGACGGAATTTACAGACTCTCAGGAATCACCTCAAACATTCAGCGTCTCAG ACAGGAGTTTATCTCTGAGCTCTGTCCTGACCTCACTAAGGAAGTGTACCTTCAGGATATCCACTGCGTTGGGTCTTTGTGTAAGCTGTACTTCAGGGAACTGCCCAACCCTCTGCTGACCTACGAACTCTACCAGAAATTCACT GATGCCATGAACGTCAAAGAGGAAGATGACCAGCTCCGAAATATTCAGATAGTCATTAAAGAGCTTCCGGCGTCTCATTTCAG GACGTTGGAGTTCTTGGTGAAACATCTGTCTCACATGGCCACGCTCAGCCATCACACCAACATGCACACCCGCAACCTGGCCCTGGTGTGGGCCCCTAACCTGCTTCG GTCTAAGGAGATTGAAGTGTCCTCCTGTAATGGAGACGAGGCCTTCCTGGAGGTGCGAGTGCagcagtcagtggtggagttcATCCTCAACCACACGGAGCAGATATTTAACCAGGGAGCAGACATAGCCAAGCCCAAAgaag ggcctggagtaatgtgtagggAGAAGTATGCCACGCTGCCTGCTGCTGCTCAGGCTGGGCCCATGAAGCTGATGAGTCTGGAGGAGGCGCAGGCCCGCTCCCTCAGCCCCAGCCACCCAGCGCGCAGGGAGCGGCAGCGGGAGAACAGCCTGCCTGACACCAGCGTGGCTGCCATGTACCACACAGTCATAGACCTGACCGAGAGCAA GAGGAAATTCTCTGGAAAGTCAAAGAAGTGGAAGGCAATCTTCAGCCTGGGTCGGTCTGTCACTGACACCAAGGGGAAACTGAGTCGCAATGGGAGTGTGTTCATGAGAGCGCAGAGTGCCTCAG AAAAGACTGGGATACGACCATCGAAGAGCATGgactccctctgctctctgccaACAG ACGATGGCAAATCTCCATCAGGCAGAGGGACTAATGGATTCTTCGCCCCCTTGGTGAAATCCCGAACCCTGGATTCGAACATCAGCTATGATCCAAATGAACAGGATCCACAGTGGGAATTTGACCTGCAGAAATCAAGCAGGGTTATTGGGGGCAGCCCGAGCACGAAGAGACGAGGTGCTCCAAATACCTCATCTTCATccccctcttcttcctcctcttcttctccactGCAGAGAGCTCTTCCCGAACAGCTGAAGGTGTTCAAAGGGGACGAACTGGGTGCCTGCCGGCCCACTTCTCCAAAAAATCGCCGCATGCTATATTCTGGTTCTTCCAACAATGGCTCCTCCAGGCCATCTTTCCCAGGCAGCCTGTTCCCACTGGAGTCCTCGCCTCGACATCAACGCAAGGCCCTCAACATCTCTGAGCCGTTTGCCGTATCCGTGCCTCTCCGCGTGTCCGCCGTCATCAGTGCGAACAGCACCCCTTGTCGGGTGGCGGGGAAGGAATGGGACTGGTCAGGGGGGGCACTGGCAAAACCTTCTGAGCCCCATGGCATGGAAAGCCTGGGTAACACTGGTTTCAGGGAGTTGGCCCCCAGCGGTAGCAGGGGTTTCAGTTcccaaaacagagagaaggcGGCGGGCAGAGgcaacgggtgcatagagaaaccGCCTGGTGACAGCAGCAGAGGCAGCGGATGCCGTATCTATAGCAACAGCAGCTCTGTCCccatggagaaggaggagagtCAAACAGTGGAGAGGGGTACCAGGGATGGACCCCCTAACACAGGGGCAGAAA GCAACGATGCAGAAGTGAAAGAGCTGCTCGCCAGTGTGGAAATGTCTGACAACCTGATGACATCTCAGCCCCAAGGAGCGCAACAAGAATTGTCTCTGTCCTCCAGGGAAACACTGGACACCTCACTAATGCAACTCAATGAGCCCAAAAATCTGGACCAACTG GATATTGAGACAATCAGTGAGGAGCCATGGTCCAATATGCATCATGAGCTTAGGATCACTGAGTCTGAAACGAACATCCTGGAAGACCAGATGAAATCCAGTGCCTCCATGACCAAAATCACTGGAAATGATGGTGCTCTCAATCTTAATGCTCAAGCTAAAAGAAGAAGCAGTTGTCCTACTCACCCAGTATCTTCGAAGGGACACAGCAAAGAGGTCAATACAGGTCTGATGGTAGATCATGCTGGTGCTACTGTTTTTAACCCAACACTGAGGCCTTCGCCAGAAAGACCTTTGGAGCAAGAGCTTCAGAGCTGGAATTACATGGACAGTGTCAATGTCAAAAAGGATCACAGGAGCCTGGATTCTTTTGAGTCTCTGGACATTATGGCCAACAAGCTGCAATTCTTGCCATTCTTCCATCTGAAGGAGACCGACATTCTCCAAGATGCTGAATCATGGTCATCAGTTCCTTCCTCTGAAGACCCTTGTGTCAAGAAAGCCATCATTACTGAAGAGTCTTCTGGCTGCAGTGGCAGTATTAACCCATGTGGTCAGAGTCCTACTTTGTCCAcagaaaaaagtgttttgtcatcgaagcagaaaagcaatgacaatgagaaagagaaaaccaaCAGCAGCAGTCTTGATCTAACAGCCAAAGTAAAAGGAAGCATGGAAAGGCTCTCAAAATGCTTGGATGGAAGACGTCTCGCCACAGAAATTTCACATCAAGATGATGAGGACATATGGGGGAATCGTTTGGTAGGACTAGATCAGGTGGAACCCTGGGAAGACTTGAGCACCACAAAACTGTGGGTCACAAGCCCACTCCACACACCAAAACTGGAAGATCTTTTTCCTCTGCTGAAAACATCAGTGCTGGCTGAAAGTGAAGTGTCTACTGAGCCCAATATCAGCCACTTGCAAAAAGACAAGAGTGTTGTAGAGGACGTACACGTGAATGCTATGTGTTCATCTGGAGAACATACTGCTATGACCAGAGAAGCTGATACTGTACTCAACTGTCCCTCTGCCAAAGCAAAAACACCAGAAGGGGACAAAGCTGGTCTTGGAGATATATCAGATCTCTTTCTTGGTGCTAACTTAGAAGAGACTGGGAAGACAGCAGAGACTAAATGTGACTCTCCACAGCTTGCACAGTTCAAGACAGTAATCTACCAGGGAGAGGCAATCAGAACACCAAAGAGAAGCACTGGcactcaaaaacagaagagtTCTGTGTCTTCCCAAAGGCTTCACCGACAGGTATCACATGAACCATGCATTACAGGGAGGAATGAGGAAAACATTGCTCCAAAACACAGACCTTATTCTCTAAATTTGGATCTGGGACACCGGTGTATTAGGGACATCTCAAATAGGCAGAATCTTGACCTGGCAGACCCTTCCTCTTCACCAAGGGGTACAGTACCACATTCTGGGACAAAGCATGATGGGTTATCTCTGGAACTAGAGATGTTCTTACGAGACCGACAGGCACCCATGCGACGCAATTCTGCACCAGTGAGCGTGTCTTCAGTGCGCACTGCATTCATGATCAAAACGAGCCAGGCCAAAGCTGTGCCTGTTATACCTCCAAAGATTCAGTACAGCCACATACCACATCCAGTGGCAGAAAAGGGCAGCCATGATCAAGATAAAAGATGTGGGCCTGACCAGAACAAGGTAGAGAAAGCAGATTCTCTACCTCCTCTCCAGGGGGTAAAAGATCCCAAAGAAGAAAGGGAAAACTGCGAACCAGTTCCAAGGGTCCAAAAGCAGGCATCCATAGAAAAGCCCACAGAGACTCTCAAGCCAACATCTGCCCCAGAACCTCCAGTACTGAGGAGGAAGCGATCTGCCAACGGAGACTCTTTCATGGACTGTCCCAGACCCGAACGATCCACCTTACTTCAGAGATCTTCCTTCAGGAATCGTCCAAGACCTCAAAGCCTCATACTCTTCAGCCCTCCTTTCCCAATTATGGATTATCCTCCAGTGGGGGATGATGGCAAAGTTGTCCTGTCACCTATCAAGAGTCCTACCAAAACATCACCCCTTGATGTATTCACTAAAGAGCTAGCAGAAAACCTCAAGACTCCAGAAGGGGTCACTCTGCGAAATAAAATGACTTTACCCAAGAGTGGACAAAGACTAGAGACCTCTACAAGCTGCTTTTACCAGCCTCAGAGGAGATCTATGATTTTTGACAGCAGAAGCAACCGTCAGATTGAATGA